The following are from one region of the Hymenobacter radiodurans genome:
- a CDS encoding lipid-A-disaccharide synthase N-terminal domain-containing protein produces MKTEIVAYGVGLIAQLLFSSRIILQWIQSERAKRVLVPVLFWQISLVSSFLMILYGMLRHDPIILAAQLISYAIYIRNLQLLGEWGKLHGAFRVGAYAFPLAAIAWFVSGTAYFSLQTMLANRIPGGVLALGAVGQTIFLLRFVYQWLYSERKGESVLPLGFWLVSLIGSALILAYAVLRRPIDYVLILGNVPGIIVYARNVVLLRREIKGLRVEEIEK; encoded by the coding sequence ATGAAGACCGAAATCGTCGCGTACGGGGTGGGGCTAATTGCCCAACTGCTGTTTTCGAGCCGTATTATTCTGCAATGGATTCAGAGCGAGCGGGCCAAACGCGTGCTGGTGCCGGTGCTATTCTGGCAAATCAGCCTGGTGTCGTCGTTTCTGATGATTCTCTACGGCATGCTCCGCCACGACCCGATTATTCTGGCAGCCCAGCTTATCAGCTACGCCATCTATATCCGCAACTTGCAGCTGCTGGGCGAGTGGGGTAAGCTCCACGGCGCGTTTCGGGTGGGGGCATATGCGTTTCCCTTAGCAGCTATTGCCTGGTTTGTGTCCGGCACTGCTTATTTTAGCCTGCAAACCATGCTCGCTAACCGCATTCCGGGTGGCGTGTTGGCGCTGGGCGCGGTGGGACAAACCATTTTTCTGCTGCGCTTCGTGTATCAGTGGCTGTATTCCGAACGCAAGGGTGAATCGGTGCTGCCGCTGGGTTTCTGGCTCGTCAGCCTCATTGGCTCGGCGCTTATTCTGGCTTACGCCGTGCTGCGCCGCCCCATTGATTACGTCCTGATTCTGGGCAACGTGCCAGGCATTATCGTGTACGCCCGCAACGTGGTGCTGCTGCGCCGGGAAATCAAGGGGCTGCGGGTAGAGGAAATTGAGAAGTGA
- a CDS encoding glycosyltransferase → MSAAPSAYLATQSLTVLVPVYNEEESLPQFVVEMDKFLAQTPVATTVLFVNDGSTDGSLALLRNICRAGTPYEFISLAQNRGLSTAIKAGIDHCRTTLIGYIDSDIQTTPLDFLTFFEFLPEYDMVNGIRAKRQDTLVKKLSSKVANTVRRTLINDGIQDTGCPLKIIKIEYARRVPLFHGMHRFLGALVQLQGGKVKQLPVRHFPRFAGTAKYNLWNRAWKPLVDTFGFRWIRSRWLNYAIGEEQRQQQAPAGRTLEG, encoded by the coding sequence ATGTCTGCTGCCCCCTCCGCTTACCTCGCCACCCAGTCGCTTACGGTGCTTGTTCCCGTGTATAACGAGGAAGAAAGCCTGCCGCAATTTGTGGTGGAGATGGATAAATTTCTGGCCCAAACGCCTGTCGCGACCACCGTCTTATTTGTCAACGACGGCTCCACGGATGGTTCCCTGGCCCTGCTGCGCAACATCTGCCGCGCGGGCACTCCGTACGAATTCATTAGTCTGGCCCAAAATCGCGGGCTGAGCACGGCCATCAAAGCCGGCATCGACCACTGCCGCACGACGCTCATCGGCTACATCGACAGCGACATCCAAACCACGCCGCTCGACTTTCTGACGTTCTTCGAGTTCCTGCCCGAGTACGACATGGTAAATGGCATCCGGGCCAAGCGCCAGGACACGTTGGTCAAAAAACTGTCCTCTAAGGTAGCCAATACCGTGCGGCGCACCCTCATCAACGACGGCATTCAGGATACGGGCTGCCCACTCAAAATCATCAAAATCGAGTACGCCCGCCGCGTGCCGCTCTTCCACGGTATGCACCGCTTTCTGGGGGCGCTGGTGCAATTGCAGGGTGGCAAAGTAAAGCAGCTGCCCGTGCGCCACTTCCCGCGCTTCGCCGGCACGGCCAAATACAACCTCTGGAACCGCGCCTGGAAGCCCCTAGTCGATACCTTCGGCTTCCGCTGGATCAGGAGCCGCTGGCTGAACTACGCCATTGGGGAGGAGCAGCGCCAGCAGCAGGCCCCAGCCGGGCGCACCCTCGAAGGCTAG
- the hisF gene encoding imidazole glycerol phosphate synthase subunit HisF, which translates to MLTKRIIPCLDVKDGRTVKGVRFEGLRDAGDPVALASRYAREGADELVFLDITATNQKRATLVALVRDVARELDIPFTVGGGIGTVADVEALLMNGADKVSINSAALHRPELIDELARRFGSQCIVVAADARFHEPEGWQIYTRAGTHNTGRDAVQWCREAAERGAGEILLTSMSNDGTKDGFALDITGAVSRAVSVPVVASGGAGSKQHFTEVFQTAHADAGLAASIFHFGEIGIRELKEHLRQDGIPVRL; encoded by the coding sequence ATGCTTACCAAACGAATTATTCCCTGCCTCGACGTGAAAGACGGCCGCACCGTGAAGGGCGTGCGCTTCGAGGGCCTGCGCGACGCCGGCGACCCGGTGGCCCTGGCTTCCCGCTACGCCCGCGAGGGCGCCGATGAACTGGTTTTCCTCGACATCACGGCCACCAACCAGAAGCGCGCCACGCTGGTAGCACTGGTGCGCGACGTGGCCCGCGAGCTGGATATTCCCTTTACCGTAGGCGGCGGTATCGGCACCGTGGCCGACGTAGAAGCTTTACTCATGAACGGGGCCGATAAAGTCAGCATCAACTCCGCCGCCTTGCACCGCCCTGAATTGATCGACGAGCTAGCCCGCCGCTTTGGTTCCCAGTGCATTGTGGTAGCCGCCGACGCCCGCTTTCACGAGCCCGAAGGCTGGCAGATCTACACCCGCGCCGGCACCCACAACACTGGCCGCGACGCCGTGCAGTGGTGCCGGGAAGCCGCTGAGCGAGGCGCGGGCGAAATTCTGCTCACCAGCATGAGTAACGACGGCACCAAGGATGGCTTCGCGCTGGACATTACTGGCGCCGTGAGCCGGGCCGTATCCGTGCCGGTGGTGGCTTCGGGCGGCGCGGGCAGCAAGCAGCACTTCACGGAAGTATTTCAAACTGCCCATGCCGACGCGGGCCTGGCGGCCAGCATTTTTCACTTCGGCGAAATCGGCATTCGCGAATTGAAAGAACACTTGCGCCAGGATGGGATTCCGGTGCGACTATAA
- the hisA gene encoding 1-(5-phosphoribosyl)-5-[(5-phosphoribosylamino)methylideneamino]imidazole-4-carboxamide isomerase, which yields MHIIPAIDLINGQCVRLTEGDFAQQTTYDADPLAVAQRFEQQGVRRLHLVDLDGARARHPVNLPVLEKIARHTQLHIDFGGGLQSEQSVRQAFDAGAAQITAGSIAVREPGVVQRWLTTFGADKIIVGADFRHNHIAINAWADQSEWTLSAFIGEYLEAGATTFICTDVSKDGKLQGPSLPMYQELRQQYPQAQLVASGGVTTMQDVEVLASSGMHGAIIGKALYEGTITLEQLQALL from the coding sequence ATGCATATTATCCCCGCCATCGACCTCATTAATGGGCAGTGCGTCCGCCTTACCGAAGGCGACTTCGCGCAGCAAACCACCTACGACGCCGATCCGCTGGCCGTGGCGCAGCGCTTCGAGCAACAGGGCGTGCGTCGGCTGCACCTGGTGGATCTGGATGGGGCGCGGGCGCGGCATCCGGTTAATCTGCCGGTGCTGGAGAAAATTGCGCGCCACACCCAGCTGCACATCGACTTCGGTGGTGGGCTGCAAAGCGAACAATCAGTCCGGCAGGCCTTCGATGCGGGCGCGGCGCAGATTACGGCCGGCAGCATTGCCGTCCGCGAGCCCGGCGTGGTGCAGCGCTGGCTGACCACGTTCGGAGCCGATAAAATTATTGTGGGGGCTGATTTTCGCCATAATCACATTGCCATCAACGCTTGGGCCGACCAGTCGGAGTGGACGCTAAGCGCGTTTATCGGGGAATACCTGGAGGCCGGCGCCACCACCTTTATCTGCACCGATGTGAGCAAGGATGGTAAGCTGCAAGGCCCCTCGCTGCCTATGTATCAGGAGCTACGTCAGCAATATCCGCAGGCCCAGCTCGTGGCCAGCGGCGGCGTAACCACCATGCAGGACGTAGAGGTACTGGCCAGTAGTGGGATGCACGGCGCCATAATCGGCAAAGCGTTGTACGAAGGCACCATCACGCTAGAGCAGCTACAGGCTTTGCTGTAA
- the hisH gene encoding imidazole glycerol phosphate synthase subunit HisH translates to MEIAVIDYKGGNVQSVLFALERLGCHPTLTADPEVIQRADKIIFPGEGEAASAMRELRVQGLDKLLPSLTQPFLGVCLGMQLLGTHSEENDATLLGILPFEVKRFPTLPEYKVPHMGWNTLQRLQSPLFAGLGAEDYVYFVHSYYAPVGDYTIAEAEYPTPFSAAVQHKNFYAVQFHTEKSGPVGTRILENFLQL, encoded by the coding sequence ATGGAAATAGCAGTCATTGATTATAAAGGTGGTAATGTGCAGTCGGTGTTGTTCGCGTTAGAGCGCTTAGGATGCCACCCAACCCTTACGGCTGACCCCGAAGTCATACAGCGGGCCGATAAGATTATTTTCCCAGGCGAGGGTGAAGCCGCCTCTGCCATGCGTGAGCTTCGGGTACAAGGACTGGATAAATTACTACCTAGTCTGACCCAACCATTTTTGGGGGTATGTCTGGGTATGCAACTGCTTGGTACACACAGTGAGGAGAACGACGCGACCTTACTTGGTATATTACCCTTCGAGGTCAAGCGCTTTCCCACGCTGCCCGAGTATAAAGTCCCGCACATGGGCTGGAACACGTTGCAGCGACTCCAGTCACCGCTCTTTGCCGGCCTGGGCGCGGAGGACTACGTATACTTCGTGCATAGCTACTACGCGCCAGTGGGTGACTATACCATAGCCGAGGCGGAGTATCCCACGCCTTTTAGTGCGGCCGTGCAGCACAAGAACTTTTACGCGGTCCAGTTTCACACCGAAAAAAGCGGTCCGGTTGGCACCCGTATTCTGGAAAACTTCCTGCAACTCTAA
- the hisB gene encoding bifunctional histidinol-phosphatase/imidazoleglycerol-phosphate dehydratase HisB, producing the protein MKKVLFIDRDGTILIEPPTDFQIDSLEKFQFLPGSITNLARIARELNYELVLVSNQDGLGTASFPEETFWPAHNLMLDILRGEGVEFAREHIDRSFPHEKLPTRKPGIGMLAQYLGDSSGYDLQNSFVIGDRLTDVELAQNLGCQSILLREQADERAALTTLSWDEIYRFLRLPARTALVQRDTNETKIRVELNLDGQGRPSMHTGLGFFDHMLDQLSKHSGVDMKIEVQGDLHIDEHHTIEDTALALGEAFAQALGDKRGLARYGFLLPMDDSLAQAAIDFSGRPWLVWDAEFKRERVGDMPTEMFFHFFKSFSDGARCNLNIQCAGDNEHHKIESIFKAVAKAMKMALVRDASKMEIPSTKGVL; encoded by the coding sequence ATGAAAAAAGTACTCTTCATTGACCGCGACGGTACCATCCTTATCGAGCCGCCCACGGATTTTCAGATTGACTCCTTGGAGAAGTTTCAGTTTCTGCCCGGCTCTATCACCAATCTCGCTCGCATTGCCCGCGAACTGAACTACGAGCTGGTGCTGGTCAGCAACCAGGATGGCCTCGGCACCGCCAGTTTTCCCGAGGAGACATTTTGGCCCGCCCATAATCTCATGCTCGATATTTTGCGGGGAGAAGGAGTGGAGTTTGCCCGCGAACACATCGACCGCAGCTTTCCCCACGAAAAACTGCCCACCCGCAAACCTGGTATCGGTATGCTCGCTCAGTATCTAGGTGACAGCAGCGGTTACGACCTCCAAAATTCTTTTGTCATCGGCGACCGGCTCACGGATGTCGAACTGGCCCAAAATCTGGGGTGCCAATCAATCCTGCTTCGCGAGCAAGCCGACGAGCGCGCCGCTCTCACCACACTGAGCTGGGATGAAATCTATCGCTTCCTCCGACTGCCGGCTCGCACGGCCCTCGTGCAGCGCGACACGAACGAAACCAAAATTCGCGTTGAGCTAAACCTCGATGGGCAGGGGCGACCCAGTATGCACACCGGCCTCGGATTTTTTGACCACATGCTCGATCAGCTTAGCAAACACTCAGGTGTCGATATGAAAATCGAAGTACAAGGCGACTTGCACATCGACGAGCACCACACTATTGAAGACACGGCGTTGGCTCTCGGTGAAGCCTTTGCCCAAGCACTCGGCGACAAGCGCGGCCTCGCCCGTTACGGTTTTTTACTACCCATGGACGACTCGTTAGCACAAGCCGCTATAGACTTTTCGGGCCGTCCATGGCTAGTCTGGGATGCTGAGTTTAAACGTGAGAGGGTAGGGGATATGCCCACCGAAATGTTCTTTCACTTCTTCAAAAGCTTCTCCGATGGAGCCCGCTGCAACCTCAATATTCAGTGTGCCGGCGATAATGAACACCATAAAATCGAATCCATATTTAAGGCTGTTGCTAAAGCGATGAAGATGGCTCTGGTTCGTGATGCCTCCAAAATGGAAATCCCGAGTACTAAGGGGGTTCTGTAG
- the hisC gene encoding histidinol-phosphate transaminase encodes MRLTCVPGKDSILILPPTYGMYEVAANLNDVAIQRLPLTADFQLSNEIVAGIIASDAKLVFVCSPNNPTGNLLHAAAIEEILRGFRGLVVVDEAYADFASAPSWTTRLAEFPNLVILQTFSKAWGLAGLRLGMAFASPEIIGYLNKIKPPYNVSEATQQHALAALAAGGHFDNLRNDLLVGRQWLAERLPAVEIVDEVFPSDANFLLVRFRPDATAVYDYLLARGIVVRNRTTQPGCAGTLRLTVGTPAENEQLLAALREFTY; translated from the coding sequence GTGCGCCTCACCTGCGTTCCGGGTAAGGATAGCATCCTGATTTTGCCCCCCACTTACGGCATGTACGAGGTGGCCGCCAACCTGAATGATGTGGCCATTCAGCGTCTGCCGCTGACCGCCGACTTTCAGCTTTCCAATGAAATCGTGGCCGGCATCATTGCCTCCGACGCCAAACTAGTTTTTGTTTGTTCGCCCAATAACCCGACCGGTAATCTGCTGCACGCTGCTGCCATCGAGGAAATCTTACGCGGCTTTCGCGGCTTAGTCGTGGTGGATGAAGCCTACGCTGACTTCGCCTCCGCGCCCAGCTGGACCACGCGCCTGGCCGAGTTTCCGAATCTGGTAATTCTGCAGACCTTCTCCAAAGCCTGGGGCCTGGCCGGGCTGCGCCTGGGCATGGCCTTCGCCTCGCCGGAAATTATTGGTTACCTCAATAAAATCAAGCCTCCTTATAATGTGTCGGAAGCCACGCAGCAACATGCGCTGGCGGCGTTGGCGGCTGGGGGGCATTTTGACAATTTGCGCAACGACTTGCTGGTGGGCCGTCAGTGGCTGGCCGAGCGCCTGCCAGCGGTAGAAATTGTAGACGAGGTATTCCCTTCCGATGCTAATTTCCTGCTGGTTCGCTTCCGGCCCGATGCTACCGCCGTGTACGACTACTTATTGGCACGCGGTATTGTCGTGCGCAACCGTACCACGCAGCCCGGTTGCGCCGGCACGCTCCGCCTCACCGTCGGTACGCCCGCCGAAAACGAGCAGCTACTCGCGGCGCTGCGAGAGTTCACGTACTAA
- a CDS encoding DUF2911 domain-containing protein, with product MLSLLPRSFSRLLASGACCLLLGLASVPAMAQQPAADTPQLPLPQASPHAYVLQTIGLTDVSVDYHAPGVRGRQIWGQLVPWGQVWRAGANENTIITFSAPVKVNGEPVPAGKYSFYIIPRITKTGN from the coding sequence ATGTTGTCTTTGCTTCCTCGCTCGTTCTCCCGGCTGCTGGCCAGTGGTGCCTGCTGCCTATTGCTGGGGCTAGCCAGTGTGCCAGCCATGGCACAGCAGCCAGCAGCTGACACCCCGCAACTGCCTTTGCCCCAGGCCAGTCCGCACGCATACGTATTGCAAACCATTGGCCTGACCGACGTATCGGTTGACTACCACGCGCCCGGCGTTCGGGGTCGGCAGATCTGGGGGCAACTGGTGCCGTGGGGGCAGGTGTGGCGGGCGGGCGCCAATGAAAACACCATCATCACGTTCTCGGCGCCGGTAAAGGTAAATGGTGAGCCCGTGCCAGCTGGCAAGTACTCCTTCTATATAATACCCAGGATAACCAAGACTGGCAATTGA
- a CDS encoding DUF2911 domain-containing protein, which produces MILNRVTTHWGSEKYDAKDDLLRVPASAETSPAYETLVYWFSEVKPTTARLNLSWEKRTVSMTIETDVHEQVVKGIQQTLASAPSNWQLLAQAADYLVQNNLQGELALRYINESIRLKDVYTNNWIKARLLASKQDYTTAIVYARKAIKLGDKSDDTFKSQLPSMRVALTDWQAKAY; this is translated from the coding sequence TTGATTCTGAACCGCGTAACCACTCACTGGGGCAGCGAAAAATACGATGCCAAGGACGATTTGCTGCGGGTGCCGGCTTCCGCCGAAACTTCCCCCGCCTACGAGACGCTGGTGTACTGGTTTTCGGAAGTGAAGCCGACCACGGCCCGCCTCAACTTATCTTGGGAAAAGCGCACCGTGAGTATGACTATCGAAACGGACGTGCACGAGCAGGTTGTCAAGGGCATACAGCAAACGCTGGCTAGCGCGCCCAGCAACTGGCAACTTTTGGCGCAAGCCGCCGACTATTTGGTGCAGAATAATCTGCAGGGGGAGTTGGCCCTGCGCTACATCAATGAGTCGATCCGGCTCAAGGATGTGTACACCAATAACTGGATAAAAGCCCGTTTGCTGGCTTCCAAGCAAGACTACACCACAGCCATTGTATACGCCCGTAAGGCCATCAAACTCGGCGACAAGAGCGACGATACATTCAAATCACAGCTACCCAGTATGCGCGTGGCCCTCACCGATTGGCAGGCGAAAGCGTACTAA
- a CDS encoding Crp/Fnr family transcriptional regulator has translation MQPLSTELREELEQLMRQEHLARGTQLLQPGQVAHRLYFVERGVVRGFYLKDGRDVSSWFMKENDFIISIVSFFTQTPSLEYVELLEDATLWSLSYAQLQHLYQRFPEFNAIGRRLTESYYVLSERRTLNLRLQSAPARYEQLLTDFPAIFQRVPLKHIASHLGLTPETLSRLRARR, from the coding sequence ATGCAGCCTCTATCGACGGAGCTGCGGGAGGAACTAGAGCAACTGATGCGACAAGAGCACCTGGCGCGTGGCACGCAGCTGCTGCAACCGGGACAGGTGGCACATCGCCTGTACTTTGTGGAGCGCGGCGTAGTGCGCGGGTTCTATCTGAAAGATGGCCGCGATGTATCGTCTTGGTTTATGAAAGAGAACGACTTTATTATCTCCATCGTCAGTTTCTTCACCCAAACGCCTTCGCTGGAATATGTGGAATTGCTGGAAGATGCCACGCTGTGGTCGTTGAGCTATGCCCAGCTGCAACACTTGTATCAGCGATTTCCGGAGTTCAATGCTATTGGGCGCCGCCTCACCGAGAGTTACTACGTGCTTAGCGAGCGACGCACCCTCAACTTGCGCCTGCAATCGGCCCCGGCCCGCTACGAGCAGCTACTAACTGACTTTCCGGCTATTTTCCAGCGCGTGCCGCTCAAGCATATTGCCTCCCACCTCGGCCTGACGCCCGAGACCCTGAGTCGTCTGCGCGCCCGGCGCTAA
- a CDS encoding helix-turn-helix domain-containing protein, with product MFSSSHIVAIRKEKGFSQEVLAERSGISLRTIQRVERGETIPRGHTLLALASALEVAIEDFQPAPDPKSVQAPVSSPPELRSDPQFLQLLNLSALSFLLFPLLNILFPVVLWRARKRTVQDVGEVGRRVVGFQILWQVGSVCLYLLAMAVHLVGAFLLNQRYLLVYSASCLPPTR from the coding sequence ATGTTTTCCTCTAGTCATATTGTAGCCATTCGCAAAGAGAAAGGCTTTTCCCAGGAGGTGTTAGCAGAGCGTTCGGGTATAAGTCTACGTACGATACAACGGGTGGAGCGGGGCGAAACTATTCCCCGCGGTCATACCCTGCTGGCCCTGGCCTCGGCCCTGGAAGTAGCAATTGAGGATTTTCAACCGGCACCTGACCCTAAGTCGGTGCAGGCGCCGGTTTCCTCGCCGCCCGAGCTGCGCTCCGATCCTCAGTTTTTGCAGCTACTCAACCTGAGCGCTTTAAGCTTTCTGCTGTTTCCGCTCCTTAATATCCTATTCCCGGTGGTGCTGTGGCGGGCCCGCAAACGCACCGTGCAAGACGTCGGAGAGGTCGGGCGCCGCGTTGTGGGCTTTCAGATTCTCTGGCAAGTGGGCAGCGTCTGCCTCTATCTTCTAGCAATGGCCGTGCACTTGGTGGGGGCATTTCTGCTAAATCAACGTTACCTGTTAGTTTACTCAGCATCCTGTTTACCACCTACGCGGTGA
- a CDS encoding TonB-dependent receptor plug domain-containing protein, with protein MHLLTRLRNKPLRLLLTLLLVLVGTGVMAQQTANRILVSGTVRNADGQPLELVDIGVEGQPGGTTTDTGGQFSLRVTPPAPGAPALVLVARRLGYKVLRTPLDLTKNAPQRLTLTTDARALGNVTVRGRGESADTREQVSLTRINPRAAKELPSAFGDFNKILTTLPGVVANNELTSTYSVRGGNYEENLVYVNGIEVYRPFLVTAAQQEGLSFINPDLVSQVAFSTGGWQPKFGDKLSSVLDVEYKTPARFGASATASLVGGTAHVEATSPNKRVSYLAGIRYKNAQYVLRSLRQAQGGYNPTFYDGQLYINAALGGKSEPNRTTLGLLTSFAHNDYRFTPETGQSTFSTATNQFTRLFIAYDGRERMQYDTYQGGLNLRHEFSPKFTGELLAGGLISRELEFRDVEASYRFADINVDPNSPDFNRPVRIRDLGSRYDHSRNTLSARLATLEARGTWSPTSRHTVRWGAKAGREHIEDMLNEYGFVDSAGFVPEARFTRLRTDLTLDSERYQGYAQHTITFDSLRTLTYGVRAHYWSVNRQLVFSPRVQYSFVTRRNPDLAFKVAAGVYYQPPFYRELRNQQAILNPELRAQRSLHFIAGQDLKFQQWGRPFRFTGEVYFKYLTDVVPYDLDNVRLRYFARNNATAYAAGLDARVAGEFVPGTESWFSLGVLTTRENLDDDFITLRDEDGTEIGREEKGYIRRPTDQRLNLGIFFQDHLPNNPSVKGYVNFVFGSGLPFSPPNLPEERGTTKLSRSYKRVDLGVSKVLTLRNDVNTPRRVGQLESLWLGLEILNVLAANNVGGYSYLQDVNGDTYSVPNYLSQRLVNLRVIARF; from the coding sequence ATGCATTTGCTTACTCGCCTGCGAAACAAGCCCCTTCGCCTACTACTGACCTTACTGCTAGTTCTGGTCGGGACGGGGGTGATGGCCCAACAAACCGCCAACCGCATCTTAGTCAGCGGTACCGTCCGCAACGCGGATGGGCAACCCCTGGAGCTTGTGGATATAGGCGTTGAAGGGCAACCCGGCGGCACTACTACCGATACTGGGGGGCAATTTTCGCTGCGCGTAACGCCGCCCGCGCCCGGCGCACCAGCTCTTGTGCTCGTGGCGCGTCGTCTGGGCTACAAGGTGTTGCGCACGCCCCTCGATTTAACCAAAAATGCCCCCCAGCGGCTCACGCTCACTACCGATGCCCGCGCTCTGGGCAACGTAACGGTGCGCGGCCGCGGCGAAAGCGCGGATACGCGTGAGCAAGTGAGCCTGACGCGCATTAACCCGCGGGCGGCGAAGGAATTGCCTTCGGCCTTCGGTGATTTCAATAAGATACTCACCACGCTGCCCGGTGTGGTAGCCAATAATGAGCTGACTAGCACCTATTCGGTTCGGGGCGGCAACTACGAGGAAAACCTCGTGTACGTAAACGGCATTGAGGTGTACCGACCGTTTCTGGTGACTGCCGCGCAGCAGGAAGGCTTGAGCTTTATCAACCCTGATTTGGTAAGCCAGGTAGCGTTTTCGACGGGCGGTTGGCAGCCAAAGTTTGGCGATAAGCTCTCGTCGGTGCTGGATGTGGAGTACAAAACGCCCGCTCGCTTTGGAGCCTCGGCCACGGCTAGTTTGGTGGGCGGCACGGCCCACGTGGAGGCCACGTCGCCTAATAAGCGCGTGAGCTACCTGGCCGGCATTCGCTACAAAAATGCTCAGTACGTGCTCCGTTCGCTGCGGCAGGCGCAAGGTGGCTACAACCCTACTTTTTACGACGGTCAGCTCTATATCAACGCGGCACTGGGGGGCAAATCGGAGCCAAACCGAACGACTTTAGGCTTGCTGACTTCCTTTGCCCACAACGATTATCGCTTCACGCCCGAAACCGGCCAGAGTACCTTCAGCACCGCCACCAACCAGTTTACACGGCTTTTTATTGCCTACGATGGCCGCGAGCGGATGCAGTACGACACCTATCAAGGTGGCCTAAATCTGCGCCACGAGTTTAGCCCTAAGTTTACGGGGGAGCTGCTGGCTGGGGGGCTAATTTCGCGGGAGCTGGAGTTTCGGGACGTGGAAGCTAGCTACCGTTTCGCCGATATCAACGTTGACCCAAACTCGCCCGATTTTAATCGTCCCGTCCGCATCCGCGACCTAGGCTCGCGCTACGACCATTCGCGCAATACCCTGAGCGCCCGCCTCGCTACGCTCGAAGCCCGCGGCACATGGTCACCGACTAGTCGCCACACGGTGCGTTGGGGGGCAAAAGCTGGCCGCGAGCACATTGAGGATATGCTGAATGAGTACGGGTTTGTCGATTCGGCGGGCTTTGTGCCCGAGGCCCGCTTCACTCGCCTGCGCACCGATCTGACGCTTGATAGTGAGCGGTACCAAGGCTACGCTCAACATACAATCACCTTCGACTCGTTGCGCACACTTACTTACGGAGTGCGCGCGCACTACTGGAGCGTAAACCGCCAACTGGTCTTTAGTCCCCGGGTGCAGTATTCGTTTGTAACCCGCCGCAACCCAGATCTGGCGTTCAAAGTGGCAGCGGGCGTGTATTACCAGCCGCCGTTTTATCGGGAGCTGCGCAACCAGCAAGCCATTCTGAACCCAGAGCTGCGGGCCCAACGCTCCTTGCATTTCATCGCTGGGCAGGATCTGAAGTTTCAGCAGTGGGGTCGGCCTTTCCGCTTCACCGGCGAAGTCTATTTCAAATACCTCACCGACGTCGTACCCTACGACCTCGACAATGTGCGTCTGCGCTACTTTGCCCGCAACAATGCCACTGCCTACGCCGCCGGCCTCGATGCCCGCGTAGCTGGCGAGTTCGTGCCCGGCACCGAGTCGTGGTTTAGCCTGGGCGTGCTCACCACCCGCGAAAACCTCGACGACGACTTCATAACCCTGCGCGACGAAGATGGCACCGAGATCGGCCGGGAAGAGAAAGGCTATATCCGCCGCCCCACCGATCAACGCCTCAACCTGGGCATTTTCTTCCAGGATCATCTGCCCAACAATCCCTCGGTGAAAGGCTACGTGAACTTTGTGTTTGGCTCGGGCCTGCCTTTCAGTCCGCCCAACCTCCCAGAGGAGCGCGGTACTACCAAGCTCAGCCGCTCCTACAAGCGCGTCGATTTAGGCGTTTCCAAAGTACTTACCCTGCGCAATGACGTTAATACACCACGCCGTGTAGGCCAGCTGGAAAGCCTGTGGCTGGGCCTGGAGATTTTGAACGTGCTGGCCGCCAACAATGTGGGTGGCTACAGCTACCTCCAGGATGTGAACGGCGACACTTATTCCGTACCCAATTACCTGTCCCAGCGCTTGGTGAATCTGCGGGTAATAGCGCGGTTTTAA